Proteins found in one Fulvitalea axinellae genomic segment:
- the lpxD gene encoding UDP-3-O-(3-hydroxymyristoyl)glucosamine N-acyltransferase has translation MEFSVEQIAQMLGGEIVGDKDTKVSKLGKIEEADGDSISFLANLKYENFLYTTNAGAVIVNRDFQPKKEHRTSLIKVDDAYTAFTRLLEEYQKFMKAMKVGTEEPSYIGQGSKVGTNAYRAAFSYIGDNVTIGDDVKIYPHASIGDNVTIGDGTTIDAGAKIYSGSVIGKNCYIHAGAVIGSDGFGFAPQADGSYKAIPQLGNVILEDNVSVGANTVVDCATMGSTVIRNGSKLDNLIQIAHNVEIGKNTAIAAQTGISGSTKIGDNCMIAGQVGIAGHLNIADKTILAAKAGVGRSIRKQGEIQMGAPSFKQTSYLKAYAMFKKLPDLVERIKNLEEKSLNSPTEK, from the coding sequence ATGGAGTTTAGCGTCGAACAAATAGCCCAGATGCTGGGCGGCGAGATTGTAGGGGACAAAGACACCAAAGTCAGTAAATTAGGAAAAATCGAGGAGGCGGACGGCGATTCGATTTCTTTTTTAGCGAACCTGAAATACGAGAACTTCCTATACACCACCAATGCGGGAGCGGTAATTGTGAACAGGGATTTCCAACCGAAGAAAGAGCACCGCACCTCATTAATAAAGGTGGACGACGCCTACACGGCTTTCACAAGGCTTCTTGAGGAGTACCAAAAATTCATGAAGGCGATGAAAGTGGGCACTGAAGAGCCCTCTTACATCGGACAGGGGTCCAAGGTTGGGACGAACGCCTACAGGGCCGCTTTTTCATACATCGGCGATAACGTCACTATCGGCGATGATGTCAAGATTTACCCTCATGCCTCCATAGGTGACAATGTCACCATTGGCGATGGAACGACTATCGACGCCGGGGCGAAAATCTACAGTGGCTCCGTAATCGGCAAAAATTGCTACATCCACGCCGGCGCGGTTATCGGCAGCGACGGCTTCGGCTTCGCTCCACAGGCCGACGGCTCTTACAAAGCCATCCCTCAGCTTGGAAACGTAATCCTGGAAGACAATGTAAGCGTTGGCGCCAACACCGTGGTGGATTGCGCCACAATGGGCTCAACCGTTATCAGAAACGGTTCCAAGCTCGACAATCTCATCCAGATTGCGCACAATGTGGAAATTGGAAAAAACACCGCGATCGCAGCCCAAACCGGAATCTCCGGTTCAACAAAAATCGGCGACAATTGTATGATTGCCGGACAGGTGGGCATTGCTGGACACCTCAACATAGCTGACAAGACCATTTTGGCGGCCAAAGCGGGTGTGGGCAGATCGATAAGAAAACAGGGCGAAATACAGATGGGAGCACCGTCTTTCAAGCAGACTTCCTACTTGAAGGCCTACGCTATGTTCAAAAAATTACCGGATTTAGTGGAACGCATCAAGAACCTAGAGGAAAAAAGCCTAAATTCGCCGACCGAAAAGTAA
- a CDS encoding HD domain-containing protein codes for MKKKKIINDPLYGFINIPAGLIFQIIEHPSFQRLRRIRQLGLSDLVYPGALHTRFHHAVGAMHLMRLSLENLRSKGVNISDHEMESAMAGILLHDVGHAPFSHALEYSILKNVPHENVSLLLMRKLNDEFGGRLDTAISMFDNKYPRPFFHQLISSQLDVDRLDYLQRDSFYTGVHEGTIGADRIIKMLNVVEEKLVVEEKGIYSVENFLVSRRLMYWQVYLHKASVAAEAMLISLLARAKTVYDQDRKPDIPEGLAYFFENEVGMEDLKTGEALQTFVNLDDFDIFGAVKAWTRSHDPVLSTLSAMIVNRKLFRVILSEEPFEPELKERLKAKVSEHFGIGPEETAHMLLEGQVSNEVYVGQGQGITVLKKNGELEDIVTATDLPNIAAMTKIVKKHYLCWPKIVSL; via the coding sequence TTGAAGAAAAAAAAGATCATCAACGACCCTCTATACGGCTTCATTAACATTCCCGCCGGATTAATTTTTCAGATAATAGAACACCCGTCTTTCCAAAGGCTCCGCAGAATCCGGCAACTCGGACTCAGCGATCTCGTATATCCTGGTGCCCTCCACACCAGGTTTCACCATGCGGTGGGCGCCATGCACCTAATGCGCTTATCGTTGGAAAACCTCCGCTCCAAAGGCGTAAATATCTCCGACCACGAAATGGAATCCGCCATGGCCGGAATTCTTCTTCACGACGTTGGCCACGCACCTTTTTCCCACGCCCTGGAATATAGTATCCTTAAAAACGTACCGCATGAGAATGTCTCTCTCCTGCTGATGCGTAAACTAAACGACGAGTTTGGCGGACGGCTCGACACGGCCATTAGTATGTTCGACAACAAGTACCCCCGCCCGTTTTTTCACCAACTCATTTCCAGCCAACTCGACGTCGACCGACTTGACTACCTTCAGCGAGACAGCTTCTACACTGGCGTACACGAAGGGACCATCGGGGCCGACAGGATTATAAAAATGCTCAACGTAGTCGAGGAAAAGCTGGTGGTCGAGGAAAAAGGGATTTACAGCGTGGAAAACTTCCTTGTATCCCGTCGCCTGATGTACTGGCAGGTCTATCTTCACAAAGCTTCCGTGGCCGCCGAAGCCATGCTGATTTCGTTATTGGCCAGGGCCAAAACCGTTTATGACCAAGACAGGAAACCGGACATCCCCGAAGGCTTGGCCTATTTTTTCGAAAATGAAGTGGGTATGGAGGATCTCAAGACCGGCGAAGCGCTCCAAACTTTCGTTAATCTGGATGATTTTGATATCTTTGGGGCCGTTAAGGCTTGGACAAGGAGTCATGATCCCGTGCTTTCGACACTCAGCGCAATGATCGTGAACCGGAAACTCTTCCGTGTCATTCTCTCGGAAGAGCCCTTCGAACCGGAACTAAAAGAGCGATTAAAGGCCAAAGTCTCCGAACATTTCGGAATTGGTCCTGAGGAAACCGCCCATATGTTGCTCGAAGGGCAGGTCTCTAACGAAGTTTATGTCGGGCAGGGCCAAGGCATTACCGTTCTGAAGAAAAACGGCGAGCTGGAAGACATCGTCACGGCGACGGATTTGCCCAACATTGCGGCTATGACGAAAATCGTCAAAAAGCATTACCTATGCTGGCCTAAAATAGTATCTTTGTGA
- a CDS encoding PglZ domain-containing protein, producing the protein MQKHHILWADDEIDLLKPHVMFLEKKGYNVTPVTSATEALDLLDEQNFDVVFLDENMPGMTGLEALPLIKERRPDLPVVMITKSEEEMVMEDAIGSKISDYLIKPLNPNQILLSVKKILDNKRLVSEKTNLNYQQEFRNLGMAVADYQDFEGWKDIYSRLVYWELEIDNRTDNSMAEILEMQKSEANQAFSNYVEDNYEDWLNEPDIERPLMSHNVMKEKVFPHLEGDKPVFFILIDNLRLDQWQMLRPIITEGLDVEEEDTYYSILPTTTAYARNAIFSGMLPLEMSKRCPDIWVGEDVDEGKNNNEDKFLERQLKRARIDVKWSYHKIKQQSQGRALVDNVNNLMSNKLNVIVYNFVDLLSHARTEMEVIRELAHDESAYRSLTTSWFKNSPLGDLIKQLSSRDVKVVLTTDHGTIRVRKPYRIIGDRNTNTNLRYKQGKNLSFKDNDVFVARRPEKMHLPLVNVSTAYVFSTKDYFFAYPNNYNYYVNYYRDTFQHGGLSLEEMIIPIISLNSKHGK; encoded by the coding sequence ATGCAAAAACATCATATCCTCTGGGCCGACGACGAGATCGATCTGTTGAAGCCTCACGTCATGTTTCTTGAAAAGAAAGGTTATAATGTGACGCCTGTTACCAGCGCTACCGAAGCTCTGGACCTTTTGGACGAACAGAATTTCGACGTGGTCTTCCTTGACGAGAACATGCCGGGAATGACGGGCCTTGAAGCCCTTCCTCTTATTAAGGAGCGCAGACCCGATTTGCCGGTGGTCATGATCACCAAGAGTGAGGAGGAAATGGTGATGGAAGACGCCATCGGTTCCAAGATCAGCGATTACTTGATCAAGCCTCTGAACCCGAACCAGATTCTTCTTTCGGTAAAAAAGATCCTCGACAACAAAAGGCTTGTTTCCGAAAAGACTAACCTCAATTACCAGCAGGAATTTCGGAACCTAGGTATGGCCGTGGCCGATTATCAGGATTTCGAAGGCTGGAAAGATATCTATTCGCGTTTGGTATACTGGGAGCTGGAAATCGACAACCGGACCGACAACAGCATGGCCGAGATTTTGGAAATGCAGAAGTCGGAGGCGAACCAGGCCTTTTCCAATTACGTGGAGGACAATTACGAAGACTGGCTCAACGAACCGGATATCGAGCGTCCTTTGATGTCGCATAATGTGATGAAGGAGAAGGTTTTTCCGCATTTGGAGGGAGACAAGCCTGTTTTCTTTATCCTGATCGACAATTTACGCCTGGACCAATGGCAGATGTTGCGTCCGATTATTACGGAAGGCTTGGACGTTGAGGAGGAAGATACTTACTATTCCATTCTCCCAACTACGACGGCTTACGCCCGAAACGCGATCTTCTCCGGAATGTTACCTCTGGAAATGTCGAAGCGTTGCCCGGATATTTGGGTTGGGGAAGATGTTGACGAAGGTAAAAACAACAACGAGGACAAGTTCTTGGAAAGGCAGCTCAAGCGTGCCCGCATCGACGTGAAGTGGTCTTATCACAAGATCAAGCAACAGTCGCAAGGCAGGGCTTTGGTTGACAATGTCAATAACCTGATGTCCAACAAGCTGAACGTTATCGTTTATAACTTCGTGGATTTGCTTTCGCACGCCCGTACCGAGATGGAGGTGATCAGGGAATTGGCCCACGACGAATCGGCTTACCGTTCGTTGACAACTTCTTGGTTCAAGAACTCCCCGCTGGGCGACTTGATCAAGCAACTGTCTAGTCGCGATGTGAAAGTGGTGTTGACAACGGACCACGGAACTATCAGGGTTAGAAAGCCTTATCGAATTATCGGTGACAGAAATACAAACACCAACTTGCGTTATAAGCAGGGTAAAAACCTTAGCTTCAAAGATAATGACGTGTTTGTGGCGCGTAGGCCAGAGAAAATGCACTTGCCTTTGGTGAACGTCTCCACGGCGTATGTTTTTTCTACCAAAGACTATTTCTTCGCCTACCCGAACAATTACAACTATTACGTGAATTACTATCGCGATACGTTCCAGCACGGTGGATTGTCGCTTGAAGAAATGATTATTCCTATTATTTCCTTAAATTCAAAGCATGGGAAATAA
- the tsaE gene encoding tRNA (adenosine(37)-N6)-threonylcarbamoyltransferase complex ATPase subunit type 1 TsaE — protein sequence MGNNLESVELVCEGLEALPSVAEKIIEFAGDERIWRFEGEMGSGKTTLITALAKRLGVVDSVSSPTFSLVNEYRDEEDRAYYHFDFYRIKDEMEAMDIGVEEYFDSGDICMLEWASLIPSLMPEDYLMVEIVALDDGVRKIKLWKCHE from the coding sequence ATGGGAAATAATCTGGAATCAGTGGAGTTGGTTTGTGAAGGCTTGGAAGCCTTGCCCTCTGTGGCCGAAAAGATCATCGAATTCGCCGGCGACGAGCGTATTTGGAGATTCGAAGGCGAGATGGGGTCGGGCAAAACAACGCTAATCACGGCATTGGCCAAGCGGTTGGGGGTTGTGGATTCGGTTTCCAGCCCGACTTTTTCGTTGGTAAACGAATACCGAGACGAAGAGGATAGGGCATATTATCATTTCGATTTTTACAGAATTAAAGACGAAATGGAAGCGATGGATATCGGAGTCGAAGAGTATTTCGATTCCGGTGATATCTGCATGCTCGAATGGGCGTCGCTTATACCGTCTTTGATGCCGGAGGACTACCTGATGGTGGAAATCGTGGCGCTGGACGACGGAGTCCGGAAGATAAAACTTTGGAAATGCCATGAATGA
- a CDS encoding alanine dehydrogenase has translation MNEKPNFGFSELSGGRMLSPKEAALEIGLGEESLCIGVPRERSMQESRLSLTPDAVEILVNNGHEVVVETEAGKAAHFPDNLYSDAGAKIAYSEKEVFKSNLVLKVEPPTMREVEMLEQGATLISALQTTNVSKEYLSALKDRKVTALAYELIQDRVGGTPLVRAMSEIAGCSVVQIAGECLSGAGTGKGVLLGGITGVAPAKVVILGGGTVAEFASRAALGLGAEVKVFDNDIYKLRRLKNILGAPVSTSTLDTRALKATLACADVVIGAIKLEMGRDRYWVTEEMVAGMQPGTVIIDVSIDQGGCFETSRVTSHDNPYFYSHEILHYCVPNIPSRVGRTATRAISNILTPLLLKIGDRGGVDETIFSDKGFMSGVYSYKGCLTNSVLARRFNLQFKDLELLMAARF, from the coding sequence ATGAATGAAAAACCGAATTTCGGATTCTCCGAACTGTCGGGCGGAAGGATGCTTTCGCCGAAAGAAGCGGCTTTGGAGATTGGCCTGGGCGAAGAGAGCTTGTGTATCGGCGTTCCCCGAGAGCGTTCGATGCAGGAAAGCCGTTTGTCCCTGACGCCTGATGCGGTCGAGATTCTGGTGAACAACGGACACGAGGTAGTTGTGGAGACGGAGGCCGGGAAGGCCGCTCATTTCCCCGATAATCTGTATTCCGACGCCGGGGCGAAAATCGCATATTCCGAAAAAGAGGTTTTCAAATCGAATCTAGTGCTGAAAGTGGAACCGCCTACAATGCGCGAGGTGGAGATGTTGGAGCAAGGCGCTACGCTGATTTCCGCATTGCAGACCACGAATGTTTCCAAGGAATATTTGTCGGCGTTGAAAGACCGCAAAGTCACGGCGTTGGCGTATGAGCTTATCCAGGATAGGGTAGGCGGAACGCCGCTTGTCCGTGCGATGAGCGAGATCGCCGGCTGTTCTGTAGTCCAAATCGCGGGCGAATGCCTGAGCGGTGCGGGAACGGGCAAAGGCGTGCTGTTGGGAGGCATTACCGGTGTGGCGCCTGCCAAGGTGGTGATCCTTGGTGGTGGTACCGTAGCGGAGTTTGCCAGCAGGGCGGCTTTGGGCTTGGGAGCGGAAGTCAAGGTTTTTGATAACGATATTTATAAACTGAGGCGCCTGAAAAATATTTTGGGCGCCCCTGTTTCCACATCCACATTGGATACTAGGGCGCTAAAAGCGACATTGGCCTGCGCCGATGTGGTGATAGGCGCGATTAAGCTGGAAATGGGCCGTGACCGGTACTGGGTTACGGAAGAGATGGTTGCCGGAATGCAACCAGGAACAGTGATTATCGACGTGAGCATTGACCAAGGCGGTTGTTTCGAGACCTCCAGAGTTACGTCGCATGATAATCCGTATTTTTATTCCCACGAAATACTTCATTATTGTGTACCGAATATACCCTCAAGAGTAGGGCGCACGGCAACGCGTGCGATAAGTAATATTTTGACTCCTCTTTTACTTAAAATCGGTGACAGGGGCGGTGTCGACGAGACTATTTTTTCCGATAAGGGATTTATGAGTGGCGTTTATTCCTACAAGGGTTGCCTTACGAATTCAGTGTTGGCCCGCCGTTTTAATCTTCAGTTTAAAGACTTGGAATTGCTGATGGCCGCAAGGTTCTGA
- a CDS encoding IS5 family transposase, translating to MIKTSSSQLSIEGFLDPEIGRLNPENRWVKLANSIPWAELGLVYESKMSTGKGSPCKPARLVIGALIVKHKLNVSDAEAIEQIKENPYLQYFVGLGSFTTEKAFDPSLFTTVRKRLGYGDFNRMSSLLQHEGIRIAEGDRDEGSKDGHSGDAEDDKRVVSCDATVAPQEIPYPTDLGLLATARVQSEKIIDLLWPVARDSGLSKKPRTYRDKAHREYVGATRKKRKGAEFWRVCARRQLNYLERNLRHIDSLIEANKGVIRLKSRFLKILMVLHEIARQQSLMLETGANRVDGRIVNVFQPHVRPIVRGKNGSDTEFGAKLSVSLHEGYSYLDKAQWDAYYEGDAEVIRGHIDSFGERNPEMKLGKFVGDKIYGNRNARQTMSGAGVEFVGSPLGRPPSSPEKIRERKENRTLHQRHRSRAEGKFGEVKRGHGLDKIQARRADTSLSWIACIFFVSNLKRFQSEIFFDLVFLSWKYGIWLQDGEKKQEKTVWQNILAG from the coding sequence ATGATCAAGACAAGTTCCTCGCAATTGAGTATAGAAGGTTTTTTGGACCCGGAAATAGGGCGCCTTAACCCGGAAAACAGATGGGTGAAGTTGGCCAACTCCATCCCCTGGGCGGAATTGGGTTTGGTCTACGAATCGAAAATGTCGACGGGCAAGGGCAGTCCGTGCAAACCGGCCCGGCTGGTCATCGGCGCGCTGATCGTGAAGCATAAGCTGAACGTTTCGGACGCCGAGGCGATAGAACAAATCAAAGAAAATCCGTATCTCCAGTATTTCGTGGGACTCGGCTCGTTCACCACGGAAAAGGCCTTTGACCCTTCGCTGTTCACGACGGTCCGCAAGCGGCTCGGGTACGGGGATTTTAACAGGATGAGTTCGCTTTTGCAACACGAGGGGATCCGTATTGCGGAGGGCGATCGGGATGAAGGGTCCAAAGACGGGCATTCCGGGGACGCCGAAGATGACAAGCGGGTTGTCTCCTGCGACGCGACGGTGGCGCCGCAAGAGATTCCATACCCCACGGACCTTGGGCTGTTGGCTACGGCGAGGGTGCAGTCGGAGAAAATCATCGACCTCCTTTGGCCCGTCGCCAGGGATTCCGGTTTATCCAAAAAGCCCCGGACTTACCGGGATAAAGCCCATAGGGAATATGTCGGGGCGACGAGAAAAAAGAGGAAAGGAGCCGAATTCTGGCGCGTGTGCGCACGCCGACAGCTGAATTATCTGGAACGGAACCTACGGCATATCGACAGCCTCATAGAGGCCAACAAGGGCGTTATACGCCTAAAAAGCAGGTTTTTGAAGATTCTGATGGTGCTTCACGAAATCGCCAGGCAACAGTCGCTCATGCTGGAGACCGGTGCCAACAGGGTGGACGGCCGCATCGTGAACGTCTTCCAGCCCCATGTCCGGCCGATAGTCCGGGGCAAAAACGGAAGCGACACCGAGTTCGGCGCCAAATTGTCCGTAAGCCTTCACGAAGGCTATTCCTATCTGGACAAGGCGCAATGGGACGCTTACTACGAGGGTGACGCGGAAGTGATCCGCGGGCACATCGACAGTTTCGGGGAGAGAAACCCGGAAATGAAGCTCGGCAAATTCGTCGGGGACAAGATTTACGGAAACAGGAACGCCCGGCAGACCATGTCCGGCGCGGGTGTGGAATTCGTGGGCTCCCCGTTGGGAAGGCCTCCCTCAAGTCCCGAAAAAATCAGGGAACGCAAGGAAAACCGGACGCTTCACCAACGGCACCGGAGCAGGGCGGAAGGAAAATTCGGGGAAGTGAAACGGGGACACGGATTGGACAAAATACAGGCAAGGAGAGCGGACACTTCGCTTTCATGGATCGCCTGCATTTTCTTCGTGTCCAACTTGAAAAGATTTCAGAGCGAAATCTTTTTTGACCTTGTTTTCCTGAGCTGGAAATACGGGATATGGCTTCAAGACGGCGAAAAGAAACAGGAAAAGACTGTCTGGCAAAATATCCTAGCTGGGTAG
- a CDS encoding DUF423 domain-containing protein, translating to MMQKFTLATALALGALGVIIGAFGAHALKPLLESSGRLDTFETGVRYHFYHALFMLAIGLLMSHIRHPLLNYASLSALIGVILFSGSIYTLCLSGITKFAIVTPIGGLFLIGAWLLALISIIKS from the coding sequence ATGATGCAAAAATTCACTTTGGCGACAGCCCTCGCCCTTGGCGCCCTTGGTGTAATAATCGGAGCCTTTGGAGCTCATGCCCTGAAACCTCTTCTTGAATCGTCCGGCCGACTCGACACGTTCGAAACTGGTGTAAGGTATCATTTTTACCACGCCCTTTTTATGCTCGCTATCGGGTTGCTGATGTCGCATATCAGGCATCCGCTTCTTAACTATGCGTCTCTTTCAGCGCTGATCGGCGTTATCTTATTCTCAGGATCGATTTATACTCTTTGCCTTAGCGGCATCACAAAGTTCGCAATCGTTACGCCTATCGGGGGATTGTTTCTAATCGGAGCCTGGCTTTTGGCCCTAATCTCCATTATAAAAAGTTAA
- a CDS encoding DHA2 family efflux MFS transporter permease subunit: MASKVTARQKIIILTVVVSSVIEIIDATIVNVSLPYMMGNLGATLNEISWVIASYAIANFIMVASASWLSAKLGRKNYFTISILIFTCASFFCGISTNVWELTFFRFLQGTGGGALLATAQAILVETFPKEQLNKANAVFGSGIICGPALGFFVGGAITEYISWHWIFFINIPIGLTATVMSYIFIPEPKEVRKAGKFDWQGWLFLVLGFGSLLVVLENGQEANWFSSTYISVLGVIAVFGIILFVWRELTAKMPLTYLRVFRIPTFAMGMTANLIAAIGFSWAFLLFPIFSQQVVGLNPLQTGILIMPAPIAALTMVFFIGRIKQSIRSLSLMLSFGVILVFLHAIWFASFNQNVSQLEIVWPLLVRGAGLSVLFVPMITITLYDLKGKEIPEGTGLFNMARKLGNALGIALITVFISRRSEFHETRISEFADGTNPVFESVFSLFKTTAEVDNPAKAESIAKLYMAESIQYQGALLTYMDTFIIIGLFFLACLPVFLLFLLKKTDK; encoded by the coding sequence ATGGCAAGTAAAGTTACCGCCCGGCAAAAGATCATCATCCTGACCGTCGTAGTCTCTTCGGTTATAGAAATCATCGACGCCACCATCGTCAATGTTTCCCTCCCGTATATGATGGGAAACCTGGGCGCTACGCTCAACGAAATCAGTTGGGTGATCGCCTCTTACGCCATCGCCAACTTTATTATGGTGGCTTCGGCTTCTTGGCTCAGCGCCAAACTGGGCAGAAAAAATTACTTTACCATTTCGATCCTGATTTTCACCTGCGCCTCTTTCTTTTGCGGAATCTCCACCAACGTTTGGGAACTTACGTTTTTCAGGTTTTTGCAAGGTACGGGAGGCGGAGCATTGTTGGCCACCGCCCAAGCCATTTTGGTTGAGACATTCCCTAAAGAACAACTGAACAAGGCCAACGCCGTATTTGGCTCAGGCATAATCTGCGGTCCAGCGCTCGGGTTTTTCGTTGGCGGAGCCATAACCGAATATATTTCTTGGCATTGGATATTCTTTATAAATATCCCAATCGGCCTAACCGCCACGGTTATGTCCTACATATTTATACCCGAACCGAAAGAGGTCAGAAAAGCGGGAAAGTTCGATTGGCAAGGCTGGCTTTTTCTCGTTCTTGGCTTCGGCTCACTATTAGTGGTTTTGGAAAATGGCCAAGAAGCCAACTGGTTTTCCTCCACTTATATTTCGGTTTTGGGAGTGATCGCGGTTTTCGGAATCATATTATTCGTCTGGCGGGAACTGACAGCCAAAATGCCGTTAACCTACTTGCGGGTTTTCCGAATCCCGACTTTCGCAATGGGCATGACCGCCAATCTCATCGCCGCGATCGGCTTTTCATGGGCCTTTCTTCTTTTCCCGATTTTTTCCCAACAAGTCGTTGGGTTAAACCCGCTTCAGACGGGAATTCTTATAATGCCCGCTCCCATCGCCGCCCTGACAATGGTTTTCTTTATCGGCAGAATCAAACAGAGTATCAGATCCTTATCCCTAATGCTAAGTTTTGGAGTCATCCTAGTTTTTCTACACGCCATATGGTTCGCCTCTTTCAACCAGAATGTCAGCCAGCTCGAAATCGTTTGGCCATTACTTGTCCGCGGGGCGGGACTTTCCGTTTTATTCGTTCCGATGATCACCATTACGCTTTATGACCTAAAAGGAAAAGAGATCCCGGAAGGAACAGGCCTCTTTAACATGGCCCGAAAACTCGGAAACGCTTTGGGCATAGCCTTAATCACGGTTTTTATCAGCAGAAGGTCAGAATTCCACGAAACACGAATCTCAGAATTCGCCGACGGCACGAACCCTGTTTTCGAGTCGGTTTTCTCTTTGTTCAAAACGACGGCCGAGGTAGACAACCCCGCCAAAGCGGAATCAATAGCGAAATTATATATGGCCGAAAGCATCCAATACCAAGGAGCTTTACTGACATATATGGATACTTTCATAATTATAGGTTTGTTTTTTTTAGCTTGTTTGCCGGTGTTTTTATTATTTCTTTTGAAAAAAACGGATAAATAA
- a CDS encoding HlyD family secretion protein, with protein sequence MEQPEAPAKEEKIKPKHYGVLFTILGLMSVGILIVVRYYTGHVITDDAQIDGYIVPVLSRLSTKIDQVNIQEGDAVTKGDTLAVLDSTIWYWELREATAALAVSRKNVALAQAETRATEDAFKEAVNSMVEAKAKLDKARKDRNRYRALYKDGAVSKSELENYELIYSEAFAGYQVSKEKTASAEIEVEASAKREEVARATVKEAYAKLREAKETLSWCIIKAPVSGEIQNMRLRAEEVVVAGQSLFDVVDSESRWVTANFKETQVRFLTPGTPVRVKVDAYPHLKLTGTVESLGGAVSSKFTLIPPSNATGNFVKVVQRVPVRIFFDKGINIRLLRQGMNVTVIHKKKDRDGK encoded by the coding sequence ATGGAACAACCCGAAGCGCCTGCCAAAGAGGAAAAAATAAAACCCAAACACTACGGGGTACTTTTTACGATTCTCGGACTTATGTCTGTGGGAATCCTGATTGTGGTGCGCTATTACACGGGCCACGTCATCACTGACGACGCCCAGATCGACGGCTATATCGTACCGGTCTTGAGCCGGCTTTCCACCAAAATAGATCAAGTAAACATTCAGGAAGGCGACGCTGTAACCAAAGGCGACACCCTCGCCGTTCTGGACTCCACAATATGGTATTGGGAACTAAGGGAGGCCACGGCGGCACTGGCCGTCTCCCGCAAAAACGTAGCGTTAGCCCAAGCCGAAACCCGCGCTACGGAAGACGCTTTTAAAGAAGCCGTCAACTCTATGGTAGAAGCCAAAGCCAAACTGGACAAAGCCAGAAAAGACCGCAACCGCTACAGAGCGCTCTATAAAGACGGAGCTGTATCGAAAAGCGAATTGGAAAACTACGAATTAATTTACAGCGAGGCCTTCGCCGGTTATCAGGTTTCCAAAGAAAAAACGGCTTCAGCCGAGATAGAGGTCGAAGCTTCGGCAAAAAGGGAGGAAGTAGCCCGAGCGACGGTGAAAGAGGCTTACGCCAAGCTCCGAGAAGCCAAAGAGACTTTATCATGGTGCATTATAAAAGCTCCGGTTTCCGGCGAAATCCAGAACATGCGGCTCAGGGCGGAAGAAGTCGTTGTCGCCGGACAGAGTTTGTTCGATGTAGTGGATTCAGAAAGTCGTTGGGTAACCGCCAATTTCAAAGAGACACAAGTACGTTTCCTCACACCCGGCACTCCCGTAAGAGTAAAAGTGGACGCTTACCCGCACTTAAAACTAACCGGAACGGTCGAGTCTTTAGGCGGCGCCGTTTCTTCCAAATTCACGCTAATCCCTCCGAGTAACGCAACCGGCAACTTCGTAAAAGTGGTCCAACGCGTACCTGTCCGAATATTTTTCGACAAAGGCATAAATATCCGCCTTTTACGGCAAGGCATGAACGTAACCGTAATCCACAAAAAGAAAGACCGGGATGGCAAGTAA